The following coding sequences lie in one Phragmites australis chromosome 8, lpPhrAust1.1, whole genome shotgun sequence genomic window:
- the LOC133925798 gene encoding ethylene-responsive transcription factor ERF018-like, with protein sequence MLVNSSSSSPPPGEQHARSPSRQRRYKGVRRRKWGRWVSEIRLPNSRERIWLGSYDTPEKAARAFDAAFVCLRGPGAADGLNFPDSPPAVGRTSDAQEVYAAAVSHANRAATAPREEATDPTPVHDDVPMESLAVATMPTRLEVETFDWSQLMANPPPLFSPTVVASHAHLPVSPTGVDMEEDESGAYPGLWSFDSDGSCSRH encoded by the coding sequence ATGCTGGTcaactcctcctcgtcgtcgccccCGCCAGGGGAGCAGCATGCAAGGTCGCCGTCGCGGCAGAGGAGGTACAAGGGCGTGCGGCGGCGCAAGTGGGGCAGGTGGGTGTCGGAGATCCGGCTGCCCAACAGCCGCGAGCGGATATGGCTTGGATCCTACGACACGCCGGAGAAGGCGGCACGCGCATTCGACGCTGCGTTCGTCTGCCTCCGCGGCCCGGGCGCAGCGGACGGGCTCAACTTCCCGGACTCGCCGCCCGCCGTCGGCCGGACCAGCGATGCGCAGGAGGTGTACGCAGCTGCGGTGTCGCACGCCAACCGCGCTGCCACGGCTCCGCGGGAGGAGGCAACCGATCCCACGCCAGTGCATGACGACGTGCCAATGGAAAGTCTGGCTGTGGCGACGATGCCGACCCGGCTGGAGGTGGAGACGTTCGACTGGTCCCAGCTGATGGCCAACCCGCCGCCGCTCTTCTCGCCAACCGTGGTGGCGAGCCACGCCCACCTGCCGGTATCGCCAACGGGCGTCGAcatggaggaggacgagagcgGTGCATACCCTGGCCTTTGGAGTTTTGATTCTGATGGCTCGTGCTCTCGTCACTAG